GAAGTGGTTCGCCACGACGGCCTGTCTGCTCGTGATACTGGTGTTCGTCGTCGTCGAAAGCTTCCGGCGGGACGACCCGCCGGGAATCCTTGCGGACGTCCGCGGCCTCTCCGAACCGGGAGACTACCGGAACCCGTATTTCGGCTTCCGCGTCCGCTACGGCGCGGACTGGCGGGACGCCACGGAGGAAACGCGGCGGCAGGCCGCGGGCCGTCCCAACTCGGGGAGCGACCGGACGGCGTACCTGTTGGCCCTCGTGTGGGCTCCGGTCGCCGACCGGAATGAGGCGAGCGTCTTGTTTGCGGCCGAGCCGGTCAGGCGGGCCGATCCGGTCGACTCGGGGGCCGAGTACCTGCGGCGGTTGTTGGCCCTGTTGCGACGGCGCCCCGAGCCCCGCGCGAGGTGGCGTGGGAGCCGCCGGCCGTGATCGGCGGACTCACGTACGACCGGCTGTCGTTGCGGTTGACGCCGGAAAACCTCGAAGTCCGGATGACGTTCTGGGCGACGGTCCACAAGGGGCACGTCGTCGCGATCAAGGGCACCGACACCGCGCCCGACGGGCTCCGGGCGATCGAGGCACTCTTGGCCGGCGTGAGCGCGGAGCCGGGGAAGTGACCGGCACGGGTGATCGCGTTTTGAGCCCCAACGGGGCGGCAGAGGATAGCCCTGAGGGGTTCTGCCGGAGCCCCTCCGAGGGAGACAACCAGCGCGGCGACGATAAAAGCCCGGACCGAGGCGAGAAGTCTGATTGTTTTCTGGCTCATTTATGGCTTTCTTGGTGGGGGCACGTTTCCAACGTACCCATCTTCCACCCCTGCCAAACGTGCCCATCTACCACCCCTGCCCATCCACCACCCCTCGGGCACGTTGGAAACGTGCCCATCCACGCGGCACGCACTTCGACTCAATCTCGTCTGACGCCTGGTTAGTCTGCGGTTAGCCGCACCTCTTGTCCCCGCGCCGGTCGCCCGGCGTCGGTCTCGCTGTTTCTACTGTAGGGCGGCCGTCCCGAGGCCCCCGCATGCCCGCCGCCCGCCCCCCGATCGACGCCCAGGCGACCGACGCCCGCGGGTTCCTCATCCCCCCGTTCGTTCGTTCTCCGCCCTCTACAACCTGTTCTCGCGGACGTACTCGTACCGGTGGGACGAGGCCGTCCGGGCCGGCCGCCGGAACGCCCAGGCCATGCGCCGGGACGCCTACCTGGCGGCCCTCGAACAGGAGCGCGTCCTCCCTCTCACCCGGTGGCCGTGGGAGGTCGAGGCCGACCCCGACGACCCCGATCTCGCCAACCCGAAGGACCCGTACTCCGACGACCGCGAGCGGGTCCGCCGACTGTTGCAAGCGTGCTGCCGCCGGACCCCCAGTCTGTCGCAACTTGTGACCGCCCTCGGGTCGGCCGTCTTCTTCGGGCGGTCCGGTGCTCAACTGGCGTGGACGCAGGACACGGTTGCGGGCGAGCCCCGGTGGGTGGTGCGGGCGTGGGAACCGGTCCACGGGGACGCCATCCAGTACGACTGGGACGGCACCCCGGGCATCACCATCCGGCCCGGCGACACCGGGGCGTTCCCCCCGGAGGACGTCAAACTGTGGGACGGCGGGACGCTGCTCGCGATGCTCCGCCGGCCGCACCTCCGCCAGCGGTTCATTCTGCATGCGCACAAGCGGGAGGCGGCCGACTACTGGCAGCCCGAAATGGCCGGGCGGTCCCACGGTGTCGGTCTCCGGGACTACGTGTACTGGGCGTGGTGGCTGCGGGACGAGATGCTGTCGTGGCTGACCGACTACATGGAGAAGGTCGGCAGCATGGGTCTGCTGCTCTTCTACTACGAGGACGGCAACCCGGCGGCCGAAGCGGCGGCCAAGCAGGCGGCCGCCGACGCCCGGGGCAAGAGCGCCCTCGCGGTCCCGGTGCCGCGGGGGCGGGACAAGGACGCGGCCAAGGTGGAAGTCATCGCGGCCCAGACGGCGGGCGCCCAGTTCCTGGTCGACATGGTCGACCGGTACTTCGAGCGGCACATCGAGCGGCTGTACGTCGGCCAGTCGTTATCCGCTGGGACCGAGGGCGGCGGGCTCGGCGGGTCCGGGGTGGCGGCCCTGCACGCGGACACCAAGTTCAACCTCCTCGCGTGGGACGCCGACAACCTGGCCGAGACCCTCACCCGGGATCTCGTCGGCGTCCTCCAGCGCCTCAACTTCCGGGACACCCGATGGCGGTACCGGTGGGCGTTCCGGCTACCCGACCCGGACGCCAAGGACAAGCTCGATGCGCTGGTGAAGGCGGCCAATCTCCCGGGCGCCAAGCTGACGTTCAAGGCGGACGACGTGCGGGCGTTAGTCGGGCTGACCAAGCCCGGCCCGGGCGACGAGATCGTCGGCGGCGGCGAGCCCCAGCGCGCGCTCGCCGGCGACCCGGTGGGATACGCGCAGGATTCGCCCCACGCCCCGCGGGGCGGGATCGACCTGAAGGGGAAGCACTTCCTCGGCGGCCAGTTCGTTCCCAAGGGCGGTGGGTCGGCCGTATCGGTCGCGACTCCATACGAGCCGAAGGATGACATCCCCGTTTACCGCTACCACCCTCTACCGAACGGTATGGCACAGATCGTCATGCCGGACGGTTCGAGTCGGACGATGAGATTGGCTCAATTTGAGGGGACGCTCAAGGAGATCCACGGCGACAAATACCGGCTCGAAAAGATCGAGCGGCACGATGTCGAAGGGCTGCGAAAGCAGTTCCCCCAGGCGACCCCGTACCTCCCGAAGACGCCCAAGGAGGAAGGCCAGGAGATGCGGGAGGCCGCGGCCAAGCGGCCGGACGGATGGAAGCTGCTGTCGGCGACCGTCTTCGCGGGCCCGCTCGCGACCAAGCAGGTATCCCCGGACGAAAGGGTCATCATTTACCGTGACCCGGACGGCGGCACGAGGACCGTCAACATCGTGCGGGTGAATTACCACGAGCAGTTGGCACAGACTCAGAAAATGTACACCGACCTGTCGAACAGTCGGTTGGCCCAGGACCCCGTCGAGTCGGAGCGCCTGCAGCGGGAGGCGGCCGCGAAGGCGGCCCGCGCCGCGAAGGACTTGGCCGACAACCCGCCGAAATACCTCTACATCCCGATTGTTATCAACACCGGCCGCCCGGGCAACCCGGTCGAATCCGCCATCCGGTTCTACGAAACGAGTCACGCGGAGGGCTGGGCGGCCTGGGCGCTCAAGCAGAAGTGGGTGCCCGTGTGGGGAACGGCCACCCACGTTGACCAGGCGATTCAGCTGTGGGACAAAGATCGCTTCGAAGCCCATCGTGAGTTGATGTTAGCCGCGCATTCGTTCGCGGAAGACGTGTTGTTCGTTTACGGGGCGAAAGGGTTAACGGCGGTTGCCCGGGGCCGAGTCGTCGGCAGCATGCCGCTGAAGTCGGTCTCGTCGTGGGAAGAGGCGGCCTCTCTCGCCCACGGCAGCGCCGAGGCGCGGATCCTGTCGGGCCTGGACCTGATGGCCGGCAACGGCGCGGTCGGGCGGACGGTACTCGACAAGCGTGCGATCGGGCACCTCGCCCGGGGGATCGAAGCCGACAGCGGGAACCGCGTAACGGTCAAGCTGGCGTCGGAAGCTCCGGCCGAGGTTCAACCTTACTTGACCGGGAAAAAGCCGGCGTTTCATGTCCCGCGCGACGGCGGCAAGCCCGTCATATACATGCACGAGGGGAACTCGCTCTCGGCGTTCTGGCACGAATATTTTCACTACCGAAATTGGTACGACCGTGCCGTTTCGGGTATAGTGCGGGAACCGTATCTCGTACGGTCGCCGATCCTGCGCGAAACCGACGTACTGGAGCGGTTCTTGGATCACAATACGATTTGGCGGTTGATGACAAAGAACGAACGTCGAGTGCAGATCGAGTCGTTACGGAATCATTTGAACGACGCGGCGGCGTTAGGGGAACTTACGGAGGCGGAGCGCGAGGCGGCGGCCGCGATGATGAGGCGAGCCGAGCTTAGGATGAACGACGTATCAATTACGGGAGAGTAATTATGAACTCAATAACAAAACAAGAAGCAATAAATATACTGCGTACTTATTGCTACAAAATTCACCCGGGGCTAGGCCCGATGACGTTCGTTCGATTTGTTCCGGCTCACAGCACGGACCCCATGGATACGGACTTCGAGGACGACCACTGGGTCGCCCATTTCAGTCTCGAGTCTCCGATTTCGGCCGAGATGGAGCGTAATTTTTGCGTGTACATACTCAATTGCCGCACGCGGAAAGTCTCGGATGTGATGGTCATGTAGCCGCAACGAGCAGTACACGGTTGTGCTCGGGCCGTGCGCCGCCTACCTGAGGGCCGCAATCGGAACAAATAATCGCCCGGTCAGACCGACAGCCCATTGGCCCCGAAGGTACGCATGATCGACGAAATTCGGGCGCGTATTCTAGCGGAGAAATTCTTTTCTTACTGTTACGCGCGATTTGTATGTACAATCGATTTGATAATCGATCCGGGGACGTTTTGGAAGGTGGGCTACTCGCTGGTATCGAAGACGGACCCGTCTGCCATGCACATTACGGGCTGTTGGCTAATGATCGACAAGGAGACTGGCTTGATCTATACCCCCCGAGTGCGTACTCAGGGGTCCGATGTCCGCGACTTTCCAGGGAACCGCGACGAACTTCCGTGTACGGATTTAACCAGGGAGTGACGACTCCCCCGTATGTTACGCTCTTCCGGCGCTCCGGTGGATG
The Fimbriiglobus ruber genome window above contains:
- a CDS encoding phage portal protein family protein, with translation MRRDAYLAALEQERVLPLTRWPWEVEADPDDPDLANPKDPYSDDRERVRRLLQACCRRTPSLSQLVTALGSAVFFGRSGAQLAWTQDTVAGEPRWVVRAWEPVHGDAIQYDWDGTPGITIRPGDTGAFPPEDVKLWDGGTLLAMLRRPHLRQRFILHAHKREAADYWQPEMAGRSHGVGLRDYVYWAWWLRDEMLSWLTDYMEKVGSMGLLLFYYEDGNPAAEAAAKQAAADARGKSALAVPVPRGRDKDAAKVEVIAAQTAGAQFLVDMVDRYFERHIERLYVGQSLSAGTEGGGLGGSGVAALHADTKFNLLAWDADNLAETLTRDLVGVLQRLNFRDTRWRYRWAFRLPDPDAKDKLDALVKAANLPGAKLTFKADDVRALVGLTKPGPGDEIVGGGEPQRALAGDPVGYAQDSPHAPRGGIDLKGKHFLGGQFVPKGGGSAVSVATPYEPKDDIPVYRYHPLPNGMAQIVMPDGSSRTMRLAQFEGTLKEIHGDKYRLEKIERHDVEGLRKQFPQATPYLPKTPKEEGQEMREAAAKRPDGWKLLSATVFAGPLATKQVSPDERVIIYRDPDGGTRTVNIVRVNYHEQLAQTQKMYTDLSNSRLAQDPVESERLQREAAAKAARAAKDLADNPPKYLYIPIVINTGRPGNPVESAIRFYETSHAEGWAAWALKQKWVPVWGTATHVDQAIQLWDKDRFEAHRELMLAAHSFAEDVLFVYGAKGLTAVARGRVVGSMPLKSVSSWEEAASLAHGSAEARILSGLDLMAGNGAVGRTVLDKRAIGHLARGIEADSGNRVTVKLASEAPAEVQPYLTGKKPAFHVPRDGGKPVIYMHEGNSLSAFWHEYFHYRNWYDRAVSGIVREPYLVRSPILRETDVLERFLDHNTIWRLMTKNERRVQIESLRNHLNDAAALGELTEAEREAAAAMMRRAELRMNDVSITGE